One segment of Monomorium pharaonis isolate MP-MQ-018 chromosome 6, ASM1337386v2, whole genome shotgun sequence DNA contains the following:
- the LOC105833314 gene encoding importin-7 isoform X1 encodes MDARKLTELLRATIDPAQQKEAEGQLTQIHKIIGFAPTLLEVVMSNEVDMPVRQAGVIYLKNLITSNWADKEADNGPMEFSIHEQDRAMIRDRIVEAVVHAPDLIRIQLAVCISNIVKYDFPGRWTQIVDKITIYLQNSEASYWPGVLLALHQLVKNFEYKKAEERGPLNEAMNLLFPMIYDLILRLLPDASEQSVLLQKQILKIFFALTQYTLPLDLISKEVFSQWMDVVRQIADRPVPPETNNPDLDDDERAELPWWKCKKWALHILHRMFESFNSVNCRYGSPGNVTKEYKEFAEWYLHTFSAGILEVLLRILDQYRRKIYISPRVIQQSINYINQGVSHAFSWKFLKPHMFEIIRDVLFPILSYSAADEELWNTDPYEYIRVKFDIFEDFVSPVTAAQTLLHSACRKRKDMLQKTMQFCVEVLTSPNADPRQKDGALHMVGSLADVLLKKKVYKEQMDKMLMQYVFPEFSSPHGHMRARACWVMHYFAEIKFKSDQILIEAVRLITNALLTDQDLPVKVEAAIALQMILSAQPKAQKYIEPLIKQITLELLNIIRQTENDDLTTVMQKIVCTYTEQLVPIAVEVCQHLAATFSQVLETDEGSDEKAITAMGLLNTIETLLTVMDEQPQIMLQLEPIVLQVVAHIFGHSVMEFYEEALSLVYDLTGKGVSNDMWKVLELIYQLFQKDGFDYFTDMMPALHNYITVDTQAFLSNENHILAMFNMCKAVLTGEGGEDPECHAAKLLEVIILQCKGHIDQCIPSLVQLVLERLMREVKTSELRTMCLQVVIAALYYNPALCLETMDRLQGNFDQSTEPLASRFIKQWINDTDCFLGLHDRKLCVLGLCTLISMGPARPPAVNECATQIIPSLILLFEGLKRAYAAKVTDTDDDENDEEESDIDEEVLSSDEDDIDEANQEYLEKLQDKITRTPGGFNATIQDGHGDHRSDDDDDDSEYDGNEETALESYTTPLDTDDSNQDEYVVFKEVIQNIERTDVAWYRALTSLLSPEQEKALQEIILLADQRKAALESKRIEQSGGYVFHSQTVPTSFNFGGTPLSR; translated from the exons ATGGATGCACGTAAGCTCACGGAGCTGCTGCGGGCGACGATCGACCCCGCGCAGCAGAAGGAGGCGGAAGGACAGCTCACCCAG attcaCAAAATTATTGGTTTTGCACCAACACTTCTAGAAGTAGTAATGTCAAATGAAGTCGACATGCCTGTCAGACAAGCcg gtgtaatttatctaaaaaatttaattacttcaaACTGGGCGGATAAAGAAGCCGACAATGGACCCATGGAATTTAGTATTCACGAGCAGGATCGTGCAATGATACGCGATAGAATAGTAGAAGCTGTGGTACATGCCCCAGACTTAATTAG AATACAATTAGCAGTATGCATCAGTAATATAGTCAAATATGACTTTCCTGGAAGATGGACGCAAATAGTGGACAAAATTACGATATATCTTCAAAATTCCGAAGCCTCATATTGGCCTGGTGTTCTCCTCGCGCTGCATCaacttgttaaaaattttga GTACAAGAAAGCAGAAGAGAGGGGTCCATTAAATGAAGCAATGAACTTGTTATTTCCTATGATCTATGATTTGATATTACGCTTACTGCCAGATGCGTCTGAGCAATCTGTTCTACTTCAGAaacagatattaaaaattttctttgcacTTACACAG TATACACTTCCCCTTGACCTTATTTCGAAAGAAGTGTTCTCACAATGGATGGACGTAGTAAGGCAAATTGCTGACAGGCCGGTACCGCCAGAAACTAATAATCCAGATCTAGATGATGACGAACGCGCGGAGCTGCCATGgtggaaatgtaaaaaatgggcgttacatattttacatagaatGTTTGAAAG ttttaattctgTTAATTGCAGATACGGTAGTCCAGGAAATGTGACCAAAGAATATAAGGAATTCGCCGAATGGTATTTGCATACCTTTAGTGCTGGTATTCTCGAAGTTCTTTTAAGGATCTTGGATCAGTACCGtaggaaaatttatatttctcctAGAGTAATACAgcaatcaattaattatatcaatcaGGG TGTGAGTCATGCATTTTCTTGGAAATTTTTGAAGCCTCACATGTTTGAAATTATACGTGACGTTTTATTCCCTATTCTCTCGTATTCTGCCGCCGATGAAGAATTATGGAATACCGATCCATATGAATACATTAGAGTAAAATTCG atatttttgaagattttGTATCACCAGTAACAGCAGCACAAACTTTACTACACTCTGCATGTAGAAAACGAAAAGATATGCTACAAAAAACGATGCAGTTTTGTGTTGAGGTGTTAACTAGTCCAAATGCAGATCCGAGGCAAAAAGATGGCGCATTACACATG gtTGGAAGTTTAGCTGACGTTTTGttgaaaaagaaagtttaCAAAGAACAAATggataaaatgttaatgcaGTACGTTTTTCCCGAATTCAGTAGTCCTCACGGACATATGCGAGCGAga GCCTGCTGGGTGATGCATTATTTCgcggaaattaaatttaaatcagatCAAATTTTAATCGAGGCTGTCAGATTAATTACAAACGCTCTTTTGACGGATCAAGATTTACCTGTTAAAGTCGAGGCGGCCATAGCGCTTCAGATGATACTTTCAGCACAACCGAAGGCTCAGAAGTACATTGAaccattaattaaacaaataacgCTCGAATTGCTGAATATCATAAGGCAAACTGAGAATGATGATCTAACGACTGTTATGCAGAAAATTGTTTGTACATATACCGAACAATTAGTTCCAATCGCTGTGGAAGTTTGTCAGCATTTG GCTGCTACATTTAGCCAAGTGCTTGAGACAGATGAAGGTAGCGACGAGAAGGCGATAACGGCAATGGGTCTCTTGAATACGATTGAAACGCTATTAACGGTAATGGACGAACAGCCTCAAATCATGTTACAACTTGAACCGATTGTCCTTCAAGTAGTCGCTCATATCTTTGGACATAGCGTAATGG aatTTTACGAAGAAGCATTATCGCTGGTTTACGATCTAACGGGTAAAGGTGTTTCTAATGACATGTGGAAGGTTCTTGAACTCATATATCAACTTTTCCAAAAAGACGGTTTTGACTATTTCACTGACATGATGCCTGCGCtacataattatatcaccgttGATACTCAGGCGTTTTTGTCGAATGAAAATCACATTCTTGCTATGTTCAACATGTGCAAAGCT GTCTTGACTGGTGAAGGTGGTGAAGATCCAGAGTGTCATGCTGCCAAATTACTAGAAGTcataattttgcaatgtaAAGGACATATAGATCAg TGTATACCATCGCTTGTGCAATTAGTTCTTGAACGCCTAATGCGCGAAGTTAAAACTTCGGAGTTGCGAACTATGTGTCTTCAAGTAGTCATCGCggctttatattataatccCGCACTCTGTCTGGAAACAATGGATAGACTGCAAGGAAATTTCGATCAATCCACGGAACCACTCGCCTCGCGCTTTATCAAACAATGGATTAATGATACTGATTGTTTTTTGGg CTTGCACGATCGTAAATTATGTGTTCTTGGATTATGTACGTTAATTAGCATGGGTCCTGCAAGACCGCCTGCTGTTAACGAATGTGCAACGCAAATTATTCCATCCTTGATTTTGCTCTTCGAGGGTTTAAAAAGAGCGTATGCCGCTAAAGTCACAGATACTGACGATGACGAGAACGATGAGGAGGAGAGTGATATTGATGAAG aGGTTTTATCATCAGACGAAGATGATATAGACGAAGCTAATCAAGAATATCTCGAGAAATTACAGGATAAGATAACACGAACGCCTGGTGGCTTTAACGCGACTATACAAGATGGTCACGGTGATCATAGATcagatgacgatgacgatgattCAGAATATGATGGTAACGAAGAGACTGCTCTTGAAAGCTATACCACACCTTTAGATACAGATGATTCTAATCAGGATGAATATGTTGTCTTTAAGGAAGTTATACAAa ATATTGAAAGAACGGATGTGGCCTGGTATAGAGCCTTAACGAGTCTTCTTAGCCCCGAGCAAGAAAAAGCTCTGCAAGAGATTATTCTATTGGCGGATCAACGTAAAGCAGCTTTAGAGAGTAAAAGAATCGAGCAAAGCGGAG gatACGTCTTTCACTCACAGACTGTTCCCACCTCGTTTAACTTCGGTGGAACACCTTTAAGTCGATAA
- the LOC105833314 gene encoding importin-7 isoform X2, with protein MDARKLTELLRATIDPAQQKEAEGQLTQIHKIIGFAPTLLEVVMSNEVDMPVRQAGVIYLKNLITSNWADKEADNGPMEFSIHEQDRAMIRDRIVEAVVHAPDLIRIQLAVCISNIVKYDFPGRWTQIVDKITIYLQNSEASYWPGVLLALHQLVKNFEYKKAEERGPLNEAMNLLFPMIYDLILRLLPDASEQSVLLQKQILKIFFALTQYTLPLDLISKEVFSQWMDVVRQIADRPVPPETNNPDLDDDERAELPWWKCKKWALHILHRMFERYGSPGNVTKEYKEFAEWYLHTFSAGILEVLLRILDQYRRKIYISPRVIQQSINYINQGVSHAFSWKFLKPHMFEIIRDVLFPILSYSAADEELWNTDPYEYIRVKFDIFEDFVSPVTAAQTLLHSACRKRKDMLQKTMQFCVEVLTSPNADPRQKDGALHMVGSLADVLLKKKVYKEQMDKMLMQYVFPEFSSPHGHMRARACWVMHYFAEIKFKSDQILIEAVRLITNALLTDQDLPVKVEAAIALQMILSAQPKAQKYIEPLIKQITLELLNIIRQTENDDLTTVMQKIVCTYTEQLVPIAVEVCQHLAATFSQVLETDEGSDEKAITAMGLLNTIETLLTVMDEQPQIMLQLEPIVLQVVAHIFGHSVMEFYEEALSLVYDLTGKGVSNDMWKVLELIYQLFQKDGFDYFTDMMPALHNYITVDTQAFLSNENHILAMFNMCKAVLTGEGGEDPECHAAKLLEVIILQCKGHIDQCIPSLVQLVLERLMREVKTSELRTMCLQVVIAALYYNPALCLETMDRLQGNFDQSTEPLASRFIKQWINDTDCFLGLHDRKLCVLGLCTLISMGPARPPAVNECATQIIPSLILLFEGLKRAYAAKVTDTDDDENDEEESDIDEEVLSSDEDDIDEANQEYLEKLQDKITRTPGGFNATIQDGHGDHRSDDDDDDSEYDGNEETALESYTTPLDTDDSNQDEYVVFKEVIQNIERTDVAWYRALTSLLSPEQEKALQEIILLADQRKAALESKRIEQSGGYVFHSQTVPTSFNFGGTPLSR; from the exons ATGGATGCACGTAAGCTCACGGAGCTGCTGCGGGCGACGATCGACCCCGCGCAGCAGAAGGAGGCGGAAGGACAGCTCACCCAG attcaCAAAATTATTGGTTTTGCACCAACACTTCTAGAAGTAGTAATGTCAAATGAAGTCGACATGCCTGTCAGACAAGCcg gtgtaatttatctaaaaaatttaattacttcaaACTGGGCGGATAAAGAAGCCGACAATGGACCCATGGAATTTAGTATTCACGAGCAGGATCGTGCAATGATACGCGATAGAATAGTAGAAGCTGTGGTACATGCCCCAGACTTAATTAG AATACAATTAGCAGTATGCATCAGTAATATAGTCAAATATGACTTTCCTGGAAGATGGACGCAAATAGTGGACAAAATTACGATATATCTTCAAAATTCCGAAGCCTCATATTGGCCTGGTGTTCTCCTCGCGCTGCATCaacttgttaaaaattttga GTACAAGAAAGCAGAAGAGAGGGGTCCATTAAATGAAGCAATGAACTTGTTATTTCCTATGATCTATGATTTGATATTACGCTTACTGCCAGATGCGTCTGAGCAATCTGTTCTACTTCAGAaacagatattaaaaattttctttgcacTTACACAG TATACACTTCCCCTTGACCTTATTTCGAAAGAAGTGTTCTCACAATGGATGGACGTAGTAAGGCAAATTGCTGACAGGCCGGTACCGCCAGAAACTAATAATCCAGATCTAGATGATGACGAACGCGCGGAGCTGCCATGgtggaaatgtaaaaaatgggcgttacatattttacatagaatGTTTGAAAG ATACGGTAGTCCAGGAAATGTGACCAAAGAATATAAGGAATTCGCCGAATGGTATTTGCATACCTTTAGTGCTGGTATTCTCGAAGTTCTTTTAAGGATCTTGGATCAGTACCGtaggaaaatttatatttctcctAGAGTAATACAgcaatcaattaattatatcaatcaGGG TGTGAGTCATGCATTTTCTTGGAAATTTTTGAAGCCTCACATGTTTGAAATTATACGTGACGTTTTATTCCCTATTCTCTCGTATTCTGCCGCCGATGAAGAATTATGGAATACCGATCCATATGAATACATTAGAGTAAAATTCG atatttttgaagattttGTATCACCAGTAACAGCAGCACAAACTTTACTACACTCTGCATGTAGAAAACGAAAAGATATGCTACAAAAAACGATGCAGTTTTGTGTTGAGGTGTTAACTAGTCCAAATGCAGATCCGAGGCAAAAAGATGGCGCATTACACATG gtTGGAAGTTTAGCTGACGTTTTGttgaaaaagaaagtttaCAAAGAACAAATggataaaatgttaatgcaGTACGTTTTTCCCGAATTCAGTAGTCCTCACGGACATATGCGAGCGAga GCCTGCTGGGTGATGCATTATTTCgcggaaattaaatttaaatcagatCAAATTTTAATCGAGGCTGTCAGATTAATTACAAACGCTCTTTTGACGGATCAAGATTTACCTGTTAAAGTCGAGGCGGCCATAGCGCTTCAGATGATACTTTCAGCACAACCGAAGGCTCAGAAGTACATTGAaccattaattaaacaaataacgCTCGAATTGCTGAATATCATAAGGCAAACTGAGAATGATGATCTAACGACTGTTATGCAGAAAATTGTTTGTACATATACCGAACAATTAGTTCCAATCGCTGTGGAAGTTTGTCAGCATTTG GCTGCTACATTTAGCCAAGTGCTTGAGACAGATGAAGGTAGCGACGAGAAGGCGATAACGGCAATGGGTCTCTTGAATACGATTGAAACGCTATTAACGGTAATGGACGAACAGCCTCAAATCATGTTACAACTTGAACCGATTGTCCTTCAAGTAGTCGCTCATATCTTTGGACATAGCGTAATGG aatTTTACGAAGAAGCATTATCGCTGGTTTACGATCTAACGGGTAAAGGTGTTTCTAATGACATGTGGAAGGTTCTTGAACTCATATATCAACTTTTCCAAAAAGACGGTTTTGACTATTTCACTGACATGATGCCTGCGCtacataattatatcaccgttGATACTCAGGCGTTTTTGTCGAATGAAAATCACATTCTTGCTATGTTCAACATGTGCAAAGCT GTCTTGACTGGTGAAGGTGGTGAAGATCCAGAGTGTCATGCTGCCAAATTACTAGAAGTcataattttgcaatgtaAAGGACATATAGATCAg TGTATACCATCGCTTGTGCAATTAGTTCTTGAACGCCTAATGCGCGAAGTTAAAACTTCGGAGTTGCGAACTATGTGTCTTCAAGTAGTCATCGCggctttatattataatccCGCACTCTGTCTGGAAACAATGGATAGACTGCAAGGAAATTTCGATCAATCCACGGAACCACTCGCCTCGCGCTTTATCAAACAATGGATTAATGATACTGATTGTTTTTTGGg CTTGCACGATCGTAAATTATGTGTTCTTGGATTATGTACGTTAATTAGCATGGGTCCTGCAAGACCGCCTGCTGTTAACGAATGTGCAACGCAAATTATTCCATCCTTGATTTTGCTCTTCGAGGGTTTAAAAAGAGCGTATGCCGCTAAAGTCACAGATACTGACGATGACGAGAACGATGAGGAGGAGAGTGATATTGATGAAG aGGTTTTATCATCAGACGAAGATGATATAGACGAAGCTAATCAAGAATATCTCGAGAAATTACAGGATAAGATAACACGAACGCCTGGTGGCTTTAACGCGACTATACAAGATGGTCACGGTGATCATAGATcagatgacgatgacgatgattCAGAATATGATGGTAACGAAGAGACTGCTCTTGAAAGCTATACCACACCTTTAGATACAGATGATTCTAATCAGGATGAATATGTTGTCTTTAAGGAAGTTATACAAa ATATTGAAAGAACGGATGTGGCCTGGTATAGAGCCTTAACGAGTCTTCTTAGCCCCGAGCAAGAAAAAGCTCTGCAAGAGATTATTCTATTGGCGGATCAACGTAAAGCAGCTTTAGAGAGTAAAAGAATCGAGCAAAGCGGAG gatACGTCTTTCACTCACAGACTGTTCCCACCTCGTTTAACTTCGGTGGAACACCTTTAAGTCGATAA